The genomic window GTCCTCCCCGATCCCGAACCGCTCCTCCAGAGCATCCTGGGGATAGAACAAGACCTCCTTCACCCCCAGCGCGACCTCCCCCGCCCCGAGCTCTGGCCGAATCCCGGCTTTCCGGGCCAACAGGGAGTTCACACCGTCAGCCAGGATCACGACATCGGCATACACGTCGCCATCCTCCCGGTCGGTCCGGACCCCCACGACCCGTCTCCCTTCGCGAAGCAGATCGAGGACCGTCGTTTCGCAGAGCAAGAGCACACCCTCTTCCTGAGCCTTCTTGGCAAACCACTTGTCGAACTGCGCCCGAAGGATCGTGTACCGGTCCGGCTGCGCGTCCTTCGTGGCAGGCGAGCGGAAGGTGCTGCCGAGGTAGGAACGATCGTCGAGAATCCAGAGCCGCTGCTCCACCAGATGGCGCTCCAGAGGTGCCTCTTCTCGAAAATTCGGGATCAGCTTCTGGAGTGAATCCGCGTAGAGGATCGCTCCCTGCACATTCTTCGATCCCGGGTACTCCCCGCGCTCGATTTGGAGGACCTTCCATCCTCCCCTGGCCAGGGTGAGAGCCGCGGCGGTCCCCGCAGGTCCCGCTCCGACGACGATCGCATCAAACCGTTCTTTCATAAGGATGCAGACGCTCCGGTCGGAATCGTCGTCCCCGCCGCCGCCTCTCCGCGCAGCGTGCGCGTCAGAAGAGGAAGGAGAGCGATTGCGTCTCCGACGATCCCGTAATGGGCTACTTCGAAAATGGGGGCGTTGGGATCGGTGTTGATCGCTACGATCAGGTCCGAGCTGTCCATGCCGACCCGATGCTGGATCGCTCCGGAAATTCCCGCAGCGATATAGAGCTTGGGTCGGACCGTCTTGCCGGTCTGGCCGATCTGCCTGTGCGGATCGACCCATCCCGCTTGCACGGCCGCCCGGGTGGCTCCCACCTCTCCGCCCAAGGCTCGAGCCAGCTCCTCGAGCAGGGCGAAGTTGCCCGCCTTCTGCAGCCCCTTACCTCCGGCCACGATCACCTCGGCGAGGGCGAGATCGACCTGATCACCTCCGGCGTGAGGAAGATAGTCCACCAACTTGGTCAGGATCTCCTCCTCACAAAGATCGATCTTTTCCTTCCGGATCTCCCCGCTCCTCCGTCCATCCTTCGCCGGCAGAGGAAGCACCCGCGGCCGCACCGTCGCCATCTGCGGCCGATAGTTGAGAGTGAGAATCGTGCAGAGGAGGTTGCCCCCGAAGGTAGGCCGTGTCGCCGCCAGAGCGCGGCTCTCCCGATCGATGGCCAGCTCCGTGCAATCGGCGGTGAGCCCCGTCTCGAGCGCTGTTGCGACGCTGCTCGCCAGATCCCGCCCAAGGGAGGTCGCCCCGAGCAGCAAGATTTCCGGCTTATGGTTTTTGACCAGCTCGCAGAGCACCCGCGTGTAGGGCTCGTTCCTGTACCCCGCAAGCACGGGATGGGCGACCGCAAAGATCTGATCGGCGCCGTAGGCGATCGCATCCCGCGAGTCGGCGTCGAGCGCCTCGGAAGGAGCCCCTGCCACTACCGCCCCCACCCCGGTACCGAGCTGATCGGCTAGCCGCCGGGCCGCGCCCAGAAGCTCCCAGGAGACCGGATGGACTCCCCGGGCATCGCGCTCGACGAAGACCCAGACACCACGATACTGCGCCAGCCGCGGGTCGAGCGTCACCTTCCTCCGGGCGGCTCCCTTCTTCTCCGCGGGCTTGCCCTCGGCTTCGCTCATTCGGAATCTCCCTCCTCGCGCTTCCCTTCGCTCCCGCCGCCAGAACATTTCGCCGCCAGCTCCGGCTGACGGGAGATCACCTTCGCCCAGAGCTCCGCCACCGCCTTCTCGGGCTCCTCGAGATCCCACTCGATGCATTCCGCCCGTTCCGCCCGTCGGGACGGGGCAAAGACCTTTCCGACCACCGTAGGAGATCCCTTGAGCCCGATCTTGCTCACATCCTCGATGCCCGCCGCCTTGCGGTCCCAGACCCGGATCGGTTGTCGGGCCGCCCGGATCATCTCGGGCAGCGATGCGAAACGGCCTTCGTTTGTTCCCTCCAAGACGGTGATCAGGCAGGGCAGCCGGCTGCTCAGCACCTGCACCCCTTTTTCGGTCCAGCGGTGCACAACGATGCTCCGGCTATTCATGTCGAGGACGGGAATCCGGCAGACATAGCTTAGCAGCTGCACGCCCAGCCTCTTCGCAACACCGGGTCCGACTTGGCCGGTATCCCCGTCAATCGTCTGCTTGCCGGTGAAGACCAGATCAACCGCCCGTTCCTGCGAGAGCCGCGCGATCGCTCGGGCCAGCGCAAAGGAGGTGGCCAGCGTATCCGAGCCGGCGAACGCGCGATCGGAGACCAGCACAGCCTCGTCCGCGCCCAACGAGAGGGCTTTGCGCAGCACCGCTTCCGCCTGCGACGGCCCCATGCAGAGGGCGACGATCCAGCCGCCTAGCCGATCCTTGATCTGGAGCGCCTCTTCCAAAGCAAAGAGATCATAGGGATTGAGCACGGCCGGAACCCCCTGGCGCATGATCGTCCCGGTCACCGGATGGACCCGAATCTGAGCGCTGTCCGGCACCTGCTTGACGCAGACCACGATGTTGGGGGCTTTCATGCTCCGTCCCCTCCCGAAGGAAGCTTGCTTCCCGGCGTCACCGGCGTCTCCCTTGGCATTCGCTTCCCGCGCAGCGAAGAGCGTAAATCCTCTACGGCGACCGTCGCAGAGAGGGGCTTCTTTTCCGGCGCCGGACGATGAAAGACCGGGAAGACCTTTTCCTGGAGAGCCGACGAGCGGACGAAGTCCTGGTAGGCTGCTTCGAGAAGGCCCCGGTAGAAGAGACGGAGCTCCTCGTCGGTTCGGGTCTTCGGAGCGTTCGCTGAGAGCAGAT from Methylacidimicrobium sp. B4 includes these protein-coding regions:
- a CDS encoding electron transfer flavoprotein subunit alpha/FixB family protein is translated as MSEAEGKPAEKKGAARRKVTLDPRLAQYRGVWVFVERDARGVHPVSWELLGAARRLADQLGTGVGAVVAGAPSEALDADSRDAIAYGADQIFAVAHPVLAGYRNEPYTRVLCELVKNHKPEILLLGATSLGRDLASSVATALETGLTADCTELAIDRESRALAATRPTFGGNLLCTILTLNYRPQMATVRPRVLPLPAKDGRRSGEIRKEKIDLCEEEILTKLVDYLPHAGGDQVDLALAEVIVAGGKGLQKAGNFALLEELARALGGEVGATRAAVQAGWVDPHRQIGQTGKTVRPKLYIAAGISGAIQHRVGMDSSDLIVAINTDPNAPIFEVAHYGIVGDAIALLPLLTRTLRGEAAAGTTIPTGASASL
- a CDS encoding electron transfer flavoprotein subunit beta/FixA family protein; the encoded protein is MKAPNIVVCVKQVPDSAQIRVHPVTGTIMRQGVPAVLNPYDLFALEEALQIKDRLGGWIVALCMGPSQAEAVLRKALSLGADEAVLVSDRAFAGSDTLATSFALARAIARLSQERAVDLVFTGKQTIDGDTGQVGPGVAKRLGVQLLSYVCRIPVLDMNSRSIVVHRWTEKGVQVLSSRLPCLITVLEGTNEGRFASLPEMIRAARQPIRVWDRKAAGIEDVSKIGLKGSPTVVGKVFAPSRRAERAECIEWDLEEPEKAVAELWAKVISRQPELAAKCSGGGSEGKREEGDSE
- the nifW gene encoding nitrogenase-stabilizing/protective protein NifW encodes the protein MIDPILADLSRLSAAEEFLDYLEVPYDPQVVRVNRLHILKRFQKYLLSANAPKTRTDEELRLFYRGLLEAAYQDFVRSSALQEKVFPVFHRPAPEKKPLSATVAVEDLRSSLRGKRMPRETPVTPGSKLPSGGDGA